ACCGAGACGGCGATCGCCGATTACGGCCTGGATTACGAACTCATCTACAGTTCAAGCGCCGGCATGGCCTCGGCCCTGCGCAAGGCGATCAACGAGGAGAAGTGGGTTGTGGTCACCGGATGGACGCCACACTGGATGTTCGCCCGCTGGGACCTGAAGTACCTCGACGACCCGAAGGGAGCGTACGGCGGCGAGGAGTACATTGCCACGCTCGCCCGCGCGGGCCTGGAGCAGGATAAGCCCGAGGCCTATGCGATCCTGGAGCGCTTCCACTGGACCACTGCCGACATGGAGTCGGTGATGCTCGATATCGAGAACGGAACCCCGGTGGACGACGCCGCGAAGCGGTGGGTCGACGAGCACCAGGACCAGGTCGATGCCTGGATCGGCAAAGCATAACCAGAAGAACATCCTCTTTTTTCCCATGAATGTCCGCGTCATTGCATGCGGGAACCCCTATATGGGCAACGACGGCGTCGGCCCTGCCGTGATGGCGCGGCTTGCGGCTGACCACCCTGATCTCGATATCGTCGACGGGGGCCTGGGCGGGTTCGGGCTCATCTCCCTGATGGAGGGGTGCGACCGCGTCGTCATCGTGGACGCCACGACCGGCATGGGGGAGATCGGCGAGGTGAGAGTCTTTCACGAGGTGCCGCCGTCGTCGCTCTTTCCTATGTCGCTCCATGACTTCGGGATCGCGGAGGCGATCGCCGTTGCCCGCGAGACCGGCATCAATGCCGAGATTGTCATTGTCGGGATCGAAGGGGGAGAGATCGAGGCGTTTTCACAGGAGATGAGCCCGGAAGTGCGGGCGGCCGTACCGCTCGCGTGCCTGAAGGTGCTCGAAGAAATAAAAAGAGAATAGGGTTCAGACCGAACCCGGCGCCGAAGTGACGATCTTGATCGTCTCGGCGATCTCAGGGAGGAGCTCTACCGGGATGCCCATGACCATCTCTTCTTCGGCAATCCCTGAGAACTTGCGCGACCCGTCGCAGCCGAGCGAGAAGTTCACCCGCCCGTTCAGGTAGGTCTGTGCGGTGGTGTCGGCGCAGATAGACTGGATCCCGGCGAAGTTCGCCTCGATCCTCCCGCCGAGTTTGTACAGCACGCTCTGTGCGAGTTTGAGCATCGCCCGCGGCGTGGTGACGATCAGGACGACCGTCGGGGTGAAGGGCGTCTTCTCCAGTGGTGCATACATCGTCGCATAGGTGGTCCCGGACTCGACGTGCGGCACACGGTCGATGGTGCGCTTGCACCCGGCCCAGGTATCGAACTTGCCGAGTTTATAGTAGAACTCGCCGCTCTTCAGGCTCGGCGTGATCTCCTTGAGGCCGAGCGCCCATGCCCCGCCCTGGCAGGTGTGCTTATCGGCGGTCGCATAGAAGATCTTCCCGTCCTTGCGCGCCCAGCTGACCATCTGGCAGTGGCGGGCGGCCTCGTCGAGCGCCTCCATGCCCTCGGGGATCTGATCTTTTGTCTGTGCGAACTTGACCGCCACCGGCGAGCCCGAGAGGCCGAGATAGTGCTTCAGCGTTTCCGAGACTTCGGCATAATTGATTGGAGTTCTTATATCACTCATTTTCGATTCCTCCACTCCTGTATGCTCTCCTGCAGAAAAGATAAATCTGTGGTTCTCCGCAAGGATCAGAGGTTGTGGAGTTTCTCCCGCACTTTCAGGAAAAAATTCTTGCCGGCATCGAGAAAGATGGCAGGAGCGTCGGATCTCCGCACCGAGATCTCCGCCCCGCTGCCAAGCGTGAAATCCCCTCTGCCGTCGAGGACGAGCTGGGCCGGCTTTGTGCTTTCGAGCCTGATCTTCAGGTTCCTCCCGCTGTCGATGAGGTGCGGGCGTGAGGAGAGCATATAGGGGGCGAGGGGCACCAGCAGAAATCCGTCGAACTTCGGGTCGACGATCGGTCCGCCGCCGCTCATCGCATAGGCCGTCGAACCGGTCGGCGTGGCGATGATCAGGCCGTCGGCCCTGAACTCCTCGACCTCGATGCCGTCGATGATGATCGTGAACCTGAGCATCTTCGCCGGGCGGGCGGTAACGATCACCGCCTCGTTGAGGGCCTCGCCGAGGTGTTCCCCTTCATGGAAGAGCGAGATGCGCATCCGCCGATCGAGGCGCATCCCTTCGCGAAGATTCGCGAAAAATGCCGGCACCTCTCGGTCTTCGAGATCGGCAAGAAATCCGACGTGTCCCCTGTTGATCCCGATCACCGGGATCTGGCGCGTCATCATCTGGACGGCGAGGAGGACCGTGCCGTCGCCCCCGACGGCGACGACGATCCCGGCGTCGGTCTCGCCGAGAGACTCGCCTGTCTCGCCGAGGGCGTCTGCGGTCCCTTCTTCGAGGGTGACGGTATAGCCGAGGGAGAGGAGAAGGCGCCTGATCTCGTCCGCATAGGCGAGCACCTCAGGGGTATCGATCCTTGACATCAGGAGCGCCTTCATCTCTTTCACCTCAGGTATTCGATGATCTTTGTATGGAGGACGGCGTTCGTCGCGATCAGGCAGCGGCCGGCGCTCACGTCGTCGGAGAATTTCACCGGCAGGCCGTCGACTCCGCTCACTTTTCCTCCGGCCGCCTCGCAGAGCACGATGCCGGCCGCGGCGTCTATGACGCGGAGGGTGTTCCTGGTATCGACAAAACCGTCCAGTCTCCCGCAGGCCACATAGGCGAGTTCAAGGGAGGAGGCGCCGAGCAGCCGCCAGCGCCGGATCTTCTCTCCGAGGGGCAGCACCGTCGAGGGATCGAATTTTCGCCCGTATATCGAAAGCGCGCTCTCCTCGAGGAGTGCGGTCTTTGAAACCCTGATCGGCTGTCCGTCCAGGTATGCGCCCCTGCCCAGCACGGCCGAAAACGTCTCCCCGTTGCAGAGGTCACGGACAAAACCCTGCTGGAGAACACCGTCCTCGCCGTAGGCGATCGAGATCGCATAGAACGGTATGCCGTGGACTGCGTTGTAGGTGCCGTCGATCGGGTCGAGGTAGACGGCGCCTTTTTCCCCGCCGATATCGACGATCCCGAGTTCCTCGGAGATAAGGCGGCTGCAGAATGGGTTCTCGCGCAGCGCCGCCACCACGCACTCCTCTGCAGCCTGGTCGATCCGTTCAGTCGGCGTCCCGTCTGCGCCCATCCTGATATATTGTGCACCCTCAGGGCTGTCGACAAGATCTTTCACCGTCTCCCCGACCTGATCGGCAAGGTCTCCGCACCATTTGATGAAGTCCATGAATACGCCTTTGCGTTGTATTTATCTATTGCCATAAAGATAAATTACTACTGCGAGCGTGAACTCAATGAAGGAACAGACTGAGACTGGAAAATTAAAGGAAGGCCGCTACGTTGTGGTCGATGACGAACCCTGCAAGATCCTCACGATTGCCACCTCCAAGCCGGGCAAACACGGTGCCGCAAAGGCCCGTATCGATGTGGTCGGGATCTTCGACGGCCAGAAGCGTTCGATCGTGCAGCCCGTCTCGACCAAGGTCTATGTGCCGGTTGTCGAGCGGAAGATGGCGCAGGTCATCTCGATCGCCGGGAACGTCGCGCAGCTGATGGACGTCAAGGACTTC
Above is a window of Methanofollis tationis DNA encoding:
- a CDS encoding translation initiation factor IF-5A → MKEQTETGKLKEGRYVVVDDEPCKILTIATSKPGKHGAAKARIDVVGIFDGQKRSIVQPVSTKVYVPVVERKMAQVISIAGNVAQLMDVKDFTMFEIAVPEDQIAAMVAGAEVQYIEALGKRKLDF
- a CDS encoding DUF169 domain-containing protein, producing MSDIRTPINYAEVSETLKHYLGLSGSPVAVKFAQTKDQIPEGMEALDEAARHCQMVSWARKDGKIFYATADKHTCQGGAWALGLKEITPSLKSGEFYYKLGKFDTWAGCKRTIDRVPHVESGTTYATMYAPLEKTPFTPTVVLIVTTPRAMLKLAQSVLYKLGGRIEANFAGIQSICADTTAQTYLNGRVNFSLGCDGSRKFSGIAEEEMVMGIPVELLPEIAETIKIVTSAPGSV
- a CDS encoding bifunctional fructose-bisphosphatase/inositol-phosphate phosphatase encodes the protein MDFIKWCGDLADQVGETVKDLVDSPEGAQYIRMGADGTPTERIDQAAEECVVAALRENPFCSRLISEELGIVDIGGEKGAVYLDPIDGTYNAVHGIPFYAISIAYGEDGVLQQGFVRDLCNGETFSAVLGRGAYLDGQPIRVSKTALLEESALSIYGRKFDPSTVLPLGEKIRRWRLLGASSLELAYVACGRLDGFVDTRNTLRVIDAAAGIVLCEAAGGKVSGVDGLPVKFSDDVSAGRCLIATNAVLHTKIIEYLR
- a CDS encoding NAD(+)/NADH kinase, which produces MKALLMSRIDTPEVLAYADEIRRLLLSLGYTVTLEEGTADALGETGESLGETDAGIVVAVGGDGTVLLAVQMMTRQIPVIGINRGHVGFLADLEDREVPAFFANLREGMRLDRRMRISLFHEGEHLGEALNEAVIVTARPAKMLRFTIIIDGIEVEEFRADGLIIATPTGSTAYAMSGGGPIVDPKFDGFLLVPLAPYMLSSRPHLIDSGRNLKIRLESTKPAQLVLDGRGDFTLGSGAEISVRRSDAPAIFLDAGKNFFLKVREKLHNL
- a CDS encoding hydrogenase maturation protease, yielding MNVRVIACGNPYMGNDGVGPAVMARLAADHPDLDIVDGGLGGFGLISLMEGCDRVVIVDATTGMGEIGEVRVFHEVPPSSLFPMSLHDFGIAEAIAVARETGINAEIVIVGIEGGEIEAFSQEMSPEVRAAVPLACLKVLEEIKRE